Proteins co-encoded in one Arachis hypogaea cultivar Tifrunner chromosome 11, arahy.Tifrunner.gnm2.J5K5, whole genome shotgun sequence genomic window:
- the LOC112721486 gene encoding pentatricopeptide repeat-containing protein At3g56030, mitochondrial-like: MQDNCFNTKSTFDFVTDETFSSSLLNHLLQTLSTLNRGVTRKNAFDSLITRLCKLQHVDDALHVIEYMARIDAGGCRPSATTFYPVLNILMRQKAIDHTRCVVDFMFTLSVNLDLTGHNYFLVAHRYTGDVAAAAGVLKKMEEDGIGADARTFDALVLGACKVKKVDGAMMLVKRMVDDGVPIRCWDIRCRFDY; encoded by the coding sequence ATGCAAGACAACTGCTTCAACACGAAGTCCACCTTCGACTTCGTCACCGACGAAACCTTCTCCTCTTCCCTCCTTAACCACCTCCTTCAAACCCTATCCACCCTCAACCGCGGTGTCACTCGCAAGAACGCATTCGATTCCCTCATCACGCGCCTCTGCAAGCTCCAGCACGTCGATGACGCGCTCCACGTCATCGAATATATGGCACGTATCGACGCCGGAGGCTGCCGCCCCAGTGCGACCACCTTCTACCCCGTCCTGAACATCCTAATGCGCCAGAAAGCCATAGACCATACGCGGTGCGTGGTGGATTTCATGTTCACGCTTAGCGTGAATCTGGATCTGACGGGACACAACTACTTCCTCGTTGCACACCGCTACACTGGAGACGTGGCTGCCGCTGCCGGAGTTTTGAAGAAGATGGAGGAAGATGGGATTGGTGCGGATGCGCGTACGTTCGACGCGCTTGTGTTGGGCGCGTGTAAGGTTAAAAAGGTGGATGGTGCTATGATGCTAGTGAAAAGGATGGTGGATGATGGAGTTCCTATTAGGTGTTGGGATATTAGGTGCCGTTTTGATTATTAA